In the Streptomyces sp. NBC_00193 genome, TGTTGATCGCCCGGGACCGGTGCATCCGGCGGCGCGCCGCCGGATCGCGCTCGGCGCGCAGGTGGCGGTTCCAGTGCCGGACCATGCCGATCTGGCTCAGCGTGAAGGAGACGAAGACGCCGACGATGTAGAGCTGGATCAGCTTCGTCGAGTCGGCGTCGTAGATCCACACCAGCAGCATCGCGGCGCCCGCGAGCAGCACGATGCCGTTGGAGAAGGCGAGGCGGTCTCCGCGGGTGTGCAGCTGGCGCGGCAGGTAGCGGTCCTGGGCGAGGATCGAGCCGAGCAGCGGGAAGCCGTTGTACGCGGTGTTCGCGGCGAGGAAGAGGACGAGCGCGGTGGCCGCGGCGAGCAGGATGAAGAGGAAGCTGCCGTTGCCGAAGACGGCCTCGGCGACCTGGGAGATGACCGGGTGCTGAACGTACCCGCTGCCGACCGGGACGCCGTTCTCCAGCAGGTCGGTGGCGGGCTTCTCCGCCATCTTGACGTCGGTGGCCATGGCCAGGCCGATGATCCCGCAGAACATGGTGACGGCCAGGCCGCCCATGAGGGCGAGGGTGGTGGCCGCGTTCTTGCTCTTGGGCTTGCGGAAGGCGGGTACGCCGTTGCTGATGGCCTCGACGCCCGTGAGGGCCGCACAGCCGGAGGAGAAGGCGCGCAGCAGCAGGAAGACCAGCGCGAAGCCGGCGATCCCCTGATGCTCGGCCTTGATCTCCAGGCCGGCCGTCGGGGCCTCCATGGTGTCGCCCATGACCAGGCCGCGCCAGGCGCCCCAGGCGATCATCACGAAGACGGCGCCGACGAACACGTAGGTCGGGATCGCGAAGAGATTCCCGGATTCCTTCACACCGCGCAGATTCATCAGCGTGAGCAGCAGAATCATGATCATCGCGGAGAGCACTTTGTGCTCGATGACGAAATCGACGGCGGAGCCGAGATTCTCGACCCCGGAGGAGATCGATACGGCGACCGTGAGGACGTAGTCGACGAGCAGGGCGCTCGCGACGGTGAGACCGGCCCGGGGTCCGAGGTTGGTGTTGGCGACCTCGTAGTCACCGCCGCCGCTGGGGTAGGCGTGGACGTTCTGCCGGTAGGAGGCGACCACGGTGAACATCAGCACGACGACCGCGACGGCGATCCAGGGGC is a window encoding:
- a CDS encoding APC family permease; the protein is MSKLTDVPKRILIGRALRSDRLGETLLPKRIALPVFASDPLSSVAYAPGEVLLVLSIAGVSAYHFSPWIAVAVVVLMFTVVASYRQNVHAYPSGGGDYEVANTNLGPRAGLTVASALLVDYVLTVAVSISSGVENLGSAVDFVIEHKVLSAMIMILLLTLMNLRGVKESGNLFAIPTYVFVGAVFVMIAWGAWRGLVMGDTMEAPTAGLEIKAEHQGIAGFALVFLLLRAFSSGCAALTGVEAISNGVPAFRKPKSKNAATTLALMGGLAVTMFCGIIGLAMATDVKMAEKPATDLLENGVPVGSGYVQHPVISQVAEAVFGNGSFLFILLAAATALVLFLAANTAYNGFPLLGSILAQDRYLPRQLHTRGDRLAFSNGIVLLAGAAMLLVWIYDADSTKLIQLYIVGVFVSFTLSQIGMVRHWNRHLRAERDPAARRRMHRSRAINTFGAFFTGMVLVVVLATKFTHGAWVALLGMVIFYGTMSAIRKHYDRVAEEIAAAEGPSDDSVRPSRVHSIVLVSKVHKPTLRALAFAKLTRSDRLEALSISVDPVETKALREEWERRGINVPLKILDSPYREITRPVVEYVKGLRSENPRDAVSVYIPEYVVGRWYEHLLHNQSALRLKGRLLFTPGVMVTSVPYQLESSELAKKRAKKRAEWNAPGAVRRGPVDAPRPKDPAAKG